The Vigna radiata var. radiata cultivar VC1973A unplaced genomic scaffold, Vradiata_ver6 scaffold_122, whole genome shotgun sequence genome window below encodes:
- the LOC106752982 gene encoding uncharacterized protein LOC106752982, with product MDSKPKRTLDLTVLSVEDLHPNWRHAAQSLYVVVRADSIASYATGTATVETTSDGSGNPSWNEKLEVDVPAQARSVTLTVKCRNAPSMKDVGIARIAIAELLSAAAAAAAAEQNLQILSYGLRDWEGRRSGVIKFYVRVRERDMLSSFSGNVVGNGLMYD from the coding sequence ATGGACTCAAAACCAAAGAGAACCCTAGACCTCACTGTTCTATCGGTGGAGGACCTCCACCCTAACTGGAGGCACGCCGCTCAGAGCCTCTACGTGGTGGTGCGAGCAGACTCCATCGCCAGCTACGCAACCGGCACGGCCACGGTAGAAACCACTAGCGATGGCAGCGGCAACCCGTCATGGAACGAGAAACTAGAGGTGGACGTGCCGGCGCAGGCGAGGTCCGTCACGCTGACAGTGAAGTGCAGGAACGCGCCGAGCATGAAGGACGTTGGGATAGCCAGGATAGCCATAGCCGAGTTGCTCAGCGCCGCGGCAGCTGCAGCGGCGGCGGAGCAGAACCTGCAGATTCTGAGTTACGGGCTGAGGGATTGGGAAGGGAGACGCAGTGGGGTGATTAAGTTCTATGTTAGGGTTAGGGAACGGGATATGCTAAGTTCTTTTTCTGGCAACGTTGTTGGAAATGGTTTAATGTATGACTGA